From a region of the Candidatus Omnitrophota bacterium genome:
- a CDS encoding NAD(P)H-dependent oxidoreductase, which translates to MKALITYYSFSGNTDKVVKIFADVMKQKGEVDVQRLKPVNEIDDFGGQCRAAFTKKRAELKDGVKYDASHYDLVLLGSPVWAFAPTPALNTYLDKISGLNGKKAILLLTSGSGLGVKRCFNSIKTVLQNKGVTDISEINIPDRKLGDEAFIVSAIKKVVG; encoded by the coding sequence GTGAAAGCATTGATAACATACTATTCGTTCAGCGGCAATACGGATAAAGTGGTAAAGATATTCGCCGACGTCATGAAACAAAAGGGCGAAGTCGATGTGCAGAGGCTGAAGCCGGTAAATGAGATAGACGATTTTGGCGGGCAGTGCCGGGCCGCTTTTACCAAAAAGAGGGCGGAGCTGAAAGACGGCGTCAAGTATGACGCGAGCCATTACGATCTCGTATTATTAGGGTCCCCGGTCTGGGCGTTCGCCCCGACGCCGGCGTTAAACACCTATCTCGATAAGATATCCGGCCTGAACGGCAAGAAGGCGATACTGCTTCTCACTTCAGGAAGCGGCCTTGGCGTTAAAAGATGTTTCAACAGCATAAAGACCGTCCTCCAAAATAAAGGCGTGACGGACATAAGCGAGATAAACATACCGGATAGAAAATTAGGGGACGAAGCCTTTATAGTGTCGGCGATAAAGAAGGTAGTAGGATAG